The Magnolia sinica isolate HGM2019 chromosome 9, MsV1, whole genome shotgun sequence genome contains a region encoding:
- the LOC131256143 gene encoding uncharacterized protein LOC131256143 isoform X2 gives MKESLLPLLILISCFLPLPNSAHLSGLNGTVGLNGMHEEFSIKQMQTGIEKANPAGSGADTLHRPPEILRRPHGRGRSGASTIQAYKFIPISNTLVQVSIAFLLGLIFFF, from the exons ATGAAGGAAAGCTTGCTACCATTACTCATCCTCATCTCATGCTTTCTACCTCTTCCCAATTCGGCCCATCTTAGCG GTTTAAACGGGACGGTTGGATTGAATGGCATGCATGAAGAGTTCTCGATCAAGCAGATGCAAACCGGCATTGAGAAGGCAAACCCGGCAGGAAGTGGGGCCGACACTCTCCACCGCCCACCCGAGATTTTACGTCGCCCACATGGCAGAGGCCGTAGCGGTGCATCCACTATACAAGCATATAAATTTATCCCCATCTCCAATACATTAGTGCAAGTCAGCATTGCATTTCTACTTggtttgattttcttcttttga
- the LOC131256143 gene encoding uncharacterized protein LOC131256143 isoform X1, translating into MKESLLPLLILISCFLPLPNSAHLSGNFTRKNGASESSAVVVIPGRQSFHGLNGTVGLNGMHEEFSIKQMQTGIEKANPAGSGADTLHRPPEILRRPHGRGRSGASTIQAYKFIPISNTLVQVSIAFLLGLIFFF; encoded by the exons ATGAAGGAAAGCTTGCTACCATTACTCATCCTCATCTCATGCTTTCTACCTCTTCCCAATTCGGCCCATCTTAGCGGTAATTTTACGCGGAAAAATGGTGCTTCGGAATCATCGGCGGTCGTTGTCATTCCAGGACGACAATCATTTCATG GTTTAAACGGGACGGTTGGATTGAATGGCATGCATGAAGAGTTCTCGATCAAGCAGATGCAAACCGGCATTGAGAAGGCAAACCCGGCAGGAAGTGGGGCCGACACTCTCCACCGCCCACCCGAGATTTTACGTCGCCCACATGGCAGAGGCCGTAGCGGTGCATCCACTATACAAGCATATAAATTTATCCCCATCTCCAATACATTAGTGCAAGTCAGCATTGCATTTCTACTTggtttgattttcttcttttga